DNA sequence from the Acidimicrobiales bacterium genome:
CAGGCGGTGCGTCCCGATGACGACGTCCACCGAGCCGTCGGCCAGGCCGGCGAGCACGGCGCGCGTCTCGGCGGGGGTGAGGAAGCGCGACAGCACCTCGACGCGCACCGGGAACGGGGCGTAGCGCTCGGCGAAGGTCTGGTAGTGCTGCTGGGCGAGGATCGTCGTCGGGACGAGCACCGCGGCCTGCTTGCCGTCCTGCACCGCCTTGAACACGGCCCGGACCGCGACCTCGGTCTTGCCGAAGCCGACGTCGCCGCACACGAGCCGGTCCATCGGGGTGGGCCGCTCCATGTCCGCCTTCACCTCGGCGATGGCCCGCAGCTGGTCGGGGGTCTCGGGGTAGGGGAAGGCGGCCTCGAGCTCGGCCTGCCAGGGGGTGTCGGGCGAGAAGGCGTGGCCGCGCGCGGCGAGCCGCCGCCGGTAGAGGACGACGAGCTCCTGGGCCACCTCGCGCACCGCCTTGCGCACCCGGGCCCGCTGCCGCTGCCAGTCGCTCCCGTTCAGGCGGCTGAGCGTCGGCTGCTCCCCGCCGGAGTAGGGGGTGATGGCGTCGATCTGGTCGGAGGGCACGTAGAGCCGGTCGCCGCCCCGGTACTCGAGGAGGAGGTAGTCGCGCGCCGCGCCCCCGATCGAGCGCGTCACCATCCCGCCGTAGCGGGCCACCCCGTGCACGTGGTGGACGACGTAGCAGCCGGGCGCGAGGTCGTCGAAGAACCCCTCCACCGGACGGGTGGCGGCCCGCGGCGCGCGGTGGGGACGGCGGCGGCCCGTCACGTCGGCCTCGGCGAGCAGGGCGACGCCGGCCTCCTCGAGGACGACGCCCCGCTCGAGCGACGCGACGACCACGTGCACGCCGGGGGCGACGAGGCGCGTCGCCGCCCGGTCGTCGAGGCCCCAGAGGCGGTCCACCTCGACGCCCTCCTCCTCGAGGACGGCCGCGAGGCGCTCGGCGCTGCCGGGCCCCTCCGCGCACACCGCCACGGCGGTCCCGGCGCGCGCGAGCTCGCCGGCGCGCCGCGCGAGCGCCGCCGCGTCCCCCCGCGCCGGCGGCCAGCCGGCGGCGCGCACCGAGGGGACGCCGGGTCCCTCCGCCACGGCGGGCAGCGAGGCGACGCGCGCCGGGCAGGCGGCGAGGAGGCGGTCGAAGCCGGCGTGCAGGCGCACCGGGTCGCCCACGCCGTCGCCCCAGGTGGCGGCGAGGGAGGCGGCGAGCGCCTCCTCCTCGGCGAGCAGCTCGCTCGCCCGGTCGCGAAGGCGGCGCGGCTCGACGAGCACGACGAGGTCCGGCGCGCCGAGCAGGTCGGTCACGAGCCGCTCCTCCTCGACGAGCCAGGGCAGGAACGACTCCATGCCGTCGAAGAGCTCGCCCTCGGCGAGGCGGGCGAAGCGGTCGCGGGCGAAGCCGCCGCCCGCGGCGAGGGCGGCGGCGCGCCGGCGCATCGCCGCGTCGGGAACGAGCTCGCGGCAGCCGAAGATCGCCACCTCCTCGAGGCTGCGCACCGAGCGCTGGTCGGCGACGTCGAACTCCGTCAGGCGCTCCACCTCGTCGCCGAAGCAGTCGACCCGCACGCCCGCCTCGCCCGTGGACGGGAAGACGTCGAGGATGCCGCCGCGAAGCGCCACCTCGCCGCGGTGCTCGACCTGGTACTCGCGTCGGTAGCCGGCGGCGACGAGGCGCTCGAGCAGCGCCTCGGGGTCGCAGTGGGCACCTCGCCGCACGACGACCGGCGCCGCGCGCTCGGGGGTCGTCGCGAGGCGCTGGAGCAGCGCCCGCACCGGCGCGACGACGATCCCCCGGCGGCCGTCGCCGGCCAGGCGCCACAGCGCCTCGAGGCGACGCCCCATCGTCTCGACGCTCGGCGAGACGCGCTCGAAGGGGAGCGTCTCCCACGCCGGGAGCTCGGCGACCTCGTCGTCGCCGCAGAAGGCGCCGAGGTCCCGAGCCAGGCGTTGCGCTTCGGCACCCGTCGCCGTGGCGACGAGGAGGGTGCGCCCACGGCGCGCGAGGGCCGCGAGCAGCGGGGCACGTGCCGCCTCCGGCACCGCCACGAGGGCGTCGGTGCCGCCGGCCAGCTCGTCGACGACCGGCAGGGCCCCGAGGCGGCCGACGAGGGGGGCGAGGGGCGCGCTCACCGCCCGTTCAGCGCGTTCATCGCCGGCTCCACCCCCTTCGCGGCGATGAGCTCCACGGCGTCCGCGGCGAGCTCGCGCGCCACGGCGAGCGCCTCGGCCTCGGCGCGCCCCGGCCGACGCAGGACGTACTCGGCGCCGGGCATGCGCCCCG
Encoded proteins:
- the mfd gene encoding transcription-repair coupling factor translates to MSAPLAPLVGRLGALPVVDELAGGTDALVAVPEAARAPLLAALARRGRTLLVATATGAEAQRLARDLGAFCGDDEVAELPAWETLPFERVSPSVETMGRRLEALWRLAGDGRRGIVVAPVRALLQRLATTPERAAPVVVRRGAHCDPEALLERLVAAGYRREYQVEHRGEVALRGGILDVFPSTGEAGVRVDCFGDEVERLTEFDVADQRSVRSLEEVAIFGCRELVPDAAMRRRAAALAAGGGFARDRFARLAEGELFDGMESFLPWLVEEERLVTDLLGAPDLVVLVEPRRLRDRASELLAEEEALAASLAATWGDGVGDPVRLHAGFDRLLAACPARVASLPAVAEGPGVPSVRAAGWPPARGDAAALARRAGELARAGTAVAVCAEGPGSAERLAAVLEEEGVEVDRLWGLDDRAATRLVAPGVHVVVASLERGVVLEEAGVALLAEADVTGRRRPHRAPRAATRPVEGFFDDLAPGCYVVHHVHGVARYGGMVTRSIGGAARDYLLLEYRGGDRLYVPSDQIDAITPYSGGEQPTLSRLNGSDWQRQRARVRKAVREVAQELVVLYRRRLAARGHAFSPDTPWQAELEAAFPYPETPDQLRAIAEVKADMERPTPMDRLVCGDVGFGKTEVAVRAVFKAVQDGKQAAVLVPTTILAQQHYQTFAERYAPFPVRVEVLSRFLTPAETRAVLAGLADGSVDVVIGTHRLLADDVSFADLGLLVVDEEQRFGVAHKEAMKRLKVGLDVLTLTASPIPRTLEMGLTGIRDLSVIDTPPARRQPILTYVGELDERAISEAIRRELLREGQVFYVHNRVHDIERVAARLRELVPEARLAVAHGQLDEGSLEQVVLDFAAGRYDVLVCTTIIESGIDMPAVNTLVVDRADLLGLGQLHQLRGRVGRAGQRAYAYLFHPRDRTLSEQAYERLRTIGEHTELGSGFKIAMRDLEIRGAGNLLGRDQSGHIAAVGYDLYVRMVAEAVAELKGEEVPEPAEIKLDLPVDAHLPTGYVEREDLRLEAYRRLAAVTDPAEVDDIASEWLDRFGPLPAPAAALLSVGRLRAWCVRTGVREITAVPVRPGSPGPGRPGEVVARLGPLRLRASARVRLARLAPRAVYKEEPGQLVVPLRAGPGLPDELAALLAGLAADAGPAEAVRPPSTGSSSAG